CCAGATTTCAGATCGTCTAACAACTCTAAATAGGGTTTAGCCTTATCTTCACGAAAAGGAGAGATTGCTTCTTCCCAAAATCCTTCTCCTGTTCCGAGTGGTGAAATTCGTTCCATTGCCATTTGTTCTTCTGGACTGAGTGAGCTTTTAGATTGGTTTGTGGAGGAATCTTGTTTTAAAAAGTATAATAAACCTAAGAAAAAAATAAGAAATAATACAACGATGATAATAATTTTTTTGAAATCCATACTGACTATGATTGAAACCTAATGAGGAGTTTAGACAAAAATTGTTTGGAAAGAAAAAAGCCGGACTTGGTATCCGGCTTTTGGAAGAGGGTTTTTATAAACCAGCTTTTGCGTTTTTCGCGATGTTCAAGTAATGACCTTGCACATCGTAATAGTTTTGTCCGCTCCAAGCCAAGTTGGTTGCTTGTAAGTGGTCAATTCCAGTAGCAAACCAATAAGAAGAAGGTGTTCCTTTCCAAGCTCCCCATTTTTGAGAGTTCAATGGAACCACACCATCGTTTGCACCACCTAATCCATAAAACAATCCACCAGCCCAAGTGATCGGGTGAGTGAGTGCCATGATCGGGTGTTGGATGAGGTCAGCCCAAGCCATTTGACTTCCATAAGAATAGTATTTAATTCCAGAGTTGTTAGGTGAATTTGCGTTAAAAGTCTTCACATAACTTACTGTTAGTGATTTTCCCATAGCGATTACATCTTGCGGACGACCATCGCGATAAACTAATTTCGCAAGCAAACTAAGAGCTGAGTTTGCAAAAGGTTGCAACCAACTAGGAATCACTCCGAGAACGATATCAGCCATTGGAGCCCCTTGGTGAAGGGAATTGATAGTAGTCACTGTTTGTGTTTTTCCAGAAAATCCTAAATTGGAAACCATATAACGAATGACAAGTCCACCTTGGCTATGGCCCATCAAATGAACCTTAGAACAACCGTTTGCTGTCATCCAAGAGGAAACAGAAGATTGGATTTGGCTTGCACGAGTAGGAATTGAGTTTGTCGCAGAACTTCCAGGAGTGGTGACTTTTGCACCTTGGCTGCGAAGGTAACCGTCAAGGCCTCCCCAATACTTTACGAGTCCACCAGCAAGTCCCTGTGTATCATCAAAACCAAGGATTCCATGGACAAGTGCAATGCACTGACCATCAAGAGGACCGGCAAACAGACCGGAGGTGGGGACGGAGAGGAGGGTCGCTAAAACCCCAATCAAGATTTTCTTTTTCATATTTCACCTGAACTTTCTATGTTTTTACAATATTTGCTC
This portion of the Leptospira terpstrae serovar Hualin str. LT 11-33 = ATCC 700639 genome encodes:
- a CDS encoding lipase family alpha/beta hydrolase — translated: MKKKILIGVLATLLSVPTSGLFAGPLDGQCIALVHGILGFDDTQGLAGGLVKYWGGLDGYLRSQGAKVTTPGSSATNSIPTRASQIQSSVSSWMTANGCSKVHLMGHSQGGLVIRYMVSNLGFSGKTQTVTTINSLHQGAPMADIVLGVIPSWLQPFANSALSLLAKLVYRDGRPQDVIAMGKSLTVSYVKTFNANSPNNSGIKYYSYGSQMAWADLIQHPIMALTHPITWAGGLFYGLGGANDGVVPLNSQKWGAWKGTPSSYWFATGIDHLQATNLAWSGQNYYDVQGHYLNIAKNAKAGL